Proteins found in one Miscanthus floridulus cultivar M001 chromosome 4, ASM1932011v1, whole genome shotgun sequence genomic segment:
- the LOC136551762 gene encoding uncharacterized protein, with amino-acid sequence MERAPALCLLTTLLAFYFLVPSSAVPLSRVQRMTMQEDGQIPSVESSTLEPKMKMEKFVPEDDESMVTTRMAFETQDYSPPGPNNRHKPPGWR; translated from the exons ATGGAGAGGGCACCGGCTCTGTGTCTTCTGACCACCTTGTTGGCATTCTATTTCTTGGTTCCCTCCAGTGCTGTACCTCTCTCAA GAGTGCAAAGGATGACCATGCAAGAGGATGGTCAGATACCATCGGTTGAAAGCAGCACTCTAGAGCCAAAG ATGAAAATGGAGaagtttgtgccagaggatgatgAATCCATGGTCACCACGAGGATGGCCTTCGAGACACAGGACTACTCTCCCCCAGGGCCCAACAACCGCCACAAGCCACCGGGCTGGAGATGA